A region of Halalkaliarchaeum desulfuricum DNA encodes the following proteins:
- a CDS encoding isocitrate/isopropylmalate dehydrogenase family protein has translation MTDEIVVVPGDGIGQEVVPAAIDVLEALDIEFAFREVDAGDAVKEATGEALPKETREAVASADATLFGAAGETAADVILPLRRAVDSFVNVRPARAYPGVDALRPETDLVFLRENTEGVYAGHEARLTDDVSTLTRVVTKNASQRLAEYACEYAAEEGFTVAHKANVMRETDGLFRDTVLEVADEHDVPADTVLMDAFATHVCLDPSQFDVVVCPNLAGDVLSDLAAGLVGGLGLLPSANVGPERGVFEPVHGTAPDIAGQGVANPTAALLSAAMMLEFLGHESEAEAVETAVEGVLSDGPHTPDLGGSASTAEVTHAVIDRLS, from the coding sequence GTGACCGACGAGATCGTCGTTGTTCCGGGCGACGGGATCGGGCAGGAAGTGGTGCCCGCCGCGATCGACGTCCTGGAGGCGCTCGACATCGAGTTCGCGTTCCGGGAGGTCGACGCCGGCGACGCTGTGAAGGAAGCGACCGGCGAGGCGCTGCCGAAGGAAACCCGCGAGGCGGTCGCAAGCGCTGACGCGACGCTGTTCGGGGCGGCGGGCGAGACCGCGGCGGACGTCATCCTTCCGCTCCGGCGGGCGGTCGATTCGTTCGTGAACGTCCGGCCCGCCAGGGCGTATCCCGGGGTCGACGCGTTGCGCCCGGAGACGGACCTCGTGTTCCTCCGGGAGAACACCGAGGGCGTCTACGCCGGCCACGAGGCGCGGTTGACCGACGACGTCTCGACGCTCACTCGAGTGGTGACGAAGAACGCCTCGCAACGGCTGGCAGAATACGCCTGCGAGTACGCCGCCGAGGAGGGATTCACGGTCGCGCACAAGGCAAACGTGATGCGCGAAACGGACGGGTTGTTCCGCGATACGGTGCTTGAGGTGGCCGACGAGCATGATGTGCCCGCCGACACCGTGCTGATGGACGCCTTCGCGACGCACGTGTGTCTCGATCCGTCTCAGTTCGATGTCGTCGTCTGTCCGAACCTCGCGGGCGACGTGCTTTCGGACCTGGCGGCCGGGCTCGTCGGCGGGCTCGGCCTGTTGCCGTCGGCGAACGTCGGCCCCGAACGCGGCGTCTTCGAGCCCGTTCACGGTACTGCTCCCGATATTGCGGGCCAGGGTGTCGCGAATCCGACCGCCGCGCTGCTGTCGGCGGCGATGATGCTGGAGTTCCTGGGTCACGAGTCCGAAGCTGAAGCCGTCGAAACGGCAGTCGAAGGCGTGCTGTCGGACGGACCTCACACCCCGGATCTCGGCGGGTCAGCGTCGACCGCCGAGGTGACACACGCCGTGATCGATCGCCTTTCGTAG
- the ilvC gene encoding ketol-acid reductoisomerase — translation MTDTEDAHEFTTTVYYDEDADRSYIEDKTVAVLGYGSQGHAHAGNLADSGINAVVGLTEGSSSWEAAQAEGLEVATTAEAAAQGDIVSVLVPDTVQPAVYENDIEPNLEPGDTLQFAHGFNIHYNQIQPPEDVDVTMVAPKSPGHLVRRNYENGEGTPGLLAVYQDATGEAVDEVLAYASAIGCTRAGVVETTFKEETETDLFGEQAVLCGGITSLVKTGFETLVEAGYSPEMAYFECLNEMKLIVDLMYEGGLAEMWNSVSDTAEYGGLSRGDRIVGDNVREEMDVVLEEVQNGSFAREWINENQAGRPQYTQLRQADKAHEIEAVGDELRGLFAWGDDAGNESNETAETEVSMDD, via the coding sequence ATGACGGACACTGAAGACGCACACGAGTTCACTACCACAGTATACTACGACGAAGACGCGGATCGATCGTACATCGAAGACAAGACAGTCGCCGTACTCGGCTACGGGAGCCAGGGGCACGCTCACGCGGGGAACCTCGCGGACAGCGGGATCAATGCCGTGGTCGGACTAACGGAGGGGTCGTCCTCCTGGGAGGCGGCCCAGGCGGAGGGGCTCGAGGTCGCGACCACCGCGGAGGCAGCCGCACAGGGAGACATCGTCTCCGTCCTCGTCCCCGACACTGTGCAGCCGGCGGTGTACGAAAACGACATCGAGCCAAACCTCGAACCGGGGGATACCCTTCAGTTCGCCCACGGGTTCAACATCCACTACAACCAGATCCAGCCCCCCGAGGACGTCGACGTCACGATGGTGGCGCCGAAGTCACCGGGGCACCTGGTCCGCCGAAACTATGAAAACGGCGAGGGGACACCGGGGCTGCTCGCGGTGTACCAGGACGCGACCGGGGAGGCGGTCGATGAGGTACTGGCGTACGCGAGCGCGATCGGCTGCACTCGCGCGGGAGTCGTCGAGACGACGTTCAAGGAGGAGACCGAGACGGACCTGTTCGGCGAGCAGGCCGTGCTGTGTGGCGGAATCACCTCGCTCGTCAAAACTGGTTTCGAGACGCTGGTCGAGGCGGGCTACTCGCCGGAAATGGCGTACTTCGAGTGCCTCAACGAAATGAAGCTGATCGTCGACCTGATGTACGAAGGGGGTCTCGCGGAGATGTGGAACTCCGTCTCGGATACCGCCGAGTACGGCGGGCTCTCCCGCGGAGACCGGATCGTCGGCGATAACGTTCGCGAGGAGATGGACGTCGTCCTCGAGGAAGTACAGAACGGTTCGTTCGCCAGAGAGTGGATCAACGAGAACCAGGCCGGGCGACCCCAGTACACACAGCTCAGACAGGCGGACAAGGCACACGAGATCGAAGCCGTCGGCGACGAGCTCCGCGGGCTGTTCGCGTGGGGCGACGACGCCGGTAACGAATCGAACGAGACAGCAGAAACGGAGGTGTCAATGGATGACTGA
- the leuC gene encoding 3-isopropylmalate dehydratase large subunit gives MSEGTLYDKVWDRHRVTTLPTGQDQLFVGLHLVHEVTSPQAFGMLQERDLEVAFPERTHATVDHIVPTGNRDRPYADDAAEQMMAELEENVRAAGIEFSHPDTGDQGIVHVIGPEQGLTQPGMTIVCGDSHTSTHGAFGALAFGIGTSQIRDVLATGCVAMEKQKVRKVEVTGELGPAVTAKDVILTIIRELGTDGGVGYVYEYAGDAIESLGMEGRMSICNMSIEGGARAGYVNPDETTYEWLRETDAFADDPDAFEELKPYWESVRSDEDAEYDDVVTIDGSAIEPMVTWGTTPGQGIGISEPIPEPSSLPEDKQDTARRAQEHMGVEPGETMEGYPIDVAFLGSCTNARLKDLREAAEIIEGRSVAEGVRAMVVPGSQRVQRAAEAEGLDEVFEAAGFDWREPGCSMCLGMNDDQLVGDEASASSSNRNFVGRQGSKDGRTVLMSPIMVAAAAVTGEVTDVRKLTEVSAA, from the coding sequence ATGAGCGAGGGCACGCTGTACGACAAGGTGTGGGATCGCCACCGGGTGACCACGCTGCCGACCGGACAGGATCAACTGTTCGTCGGCCTCCATCTGGTACACGAGGTGACGAGCCCGCAGGCGTTCGGAATGTTGCAGGAACGCGACCTCGAGGTGGCGTTTCCCGAACGGACCCACGCGACGGTCGATCACATCGTCCCGACGGGGAACCGCGACCGTCCCTACGCGGACGACGCCGCAGAGCAGATGATGGCCGAACTGGAAGAGAACGTCCGCGCTGCCGGGATCGAATTCTCGCATCCCGACACGGGCGATCAGGGGATCGTCCACGTGATCGGACCCGAGCAGGGACTCACACAGCCGGGGATGACGATCGTCTGTGGCGACTCGCATACCTCCACCCACGGCGCGTTCGGCGCGCTCGCGTTCGGGATCGGTACCTCACAGATCCGGGACGTGCTGGCGACCGGCTGCGTGGCGATGGAGAAACAGAAAGTTCGGAAGGTGGAGGTGACCGGCGAACTCGGACCCGCTGTGACTGCGAAAGACGTGATCTTGACGATCATCCGGGAGCTCGGCACCGACGGCGGCGTCGGTTACGTCTACGAGTACGCCGGCGACGCGATCGAGAGCCTCGGCATGGAGGGTCGGATGTCGATCTGCAACATGTCCATCGAAGGGGGTGCCCGCGCGGGCTACGTCAACCCCGACGAAACCACCTACGAGTGGCTCCGAGAGACGGACGCCTTCGCCGACGACCCGGACGCGTTCGAGGAACTGAAGCCCTACTGGGAGTCGGTGCGATCGGATGAAGACGCAGAGTACGACGACGTCGTCACCATCGACGGCTCGGCGATCGAACCGATGGTCACCTGGGGAACCACCCCGGGACAGGGGATCGGGATCTCGGAACCGATCCCGGAGCCGTCGTCGTTGCCCGAGGACAAACAGGACACCGCACGGCGGGCACAGGAACACATGGGCGTCGAGCCCGGCGAAACGATGGAAGGCTATCCGATCGACGTCGCGTTCCTCGGCTCGTGTACGAACGCCCGCCTGAAAGATCTCCGCGAGGCGGCCGAGATCATCGAGGGGCGAAGCGTCGCGGAGGGCGTCCGCGCGATGGTCGTCCCCGGAAGCCAGCGCGTCCAGCGCGCTGCCGAGGCGGAGGGCCTCGACGAGGTGTTCGAAGCCGCAGGATTCGACTGGCGCGAGCCCGGCTGTTCGATGTGTCTGGGGATGAACGACGACCAGCTCGTCGGCGACGAGGCGAGCGCGTCCTCCTCGAACCGGAACTTCGTCGGACGACAGGGATCGAAGGACGGTCGGACTGTCCTGATGAGTCCGATCATGGTCGCGGCGGCGGCGGTGACCGGCGAGGTCACCGACGTGCGGAAACTGACGGAGGTGTCGGCGGCATGA
- the leuD gene encoding 3-isopropylmalate dehydratase small subunit — MSVDHEEFADGEAPAEKVTDVSGTGVPVRGNDIDTDQIIPARFMKVVTFDGLGQFSFFDQRFDDEDNEKDHPFNDDRYRDANVLVVNANFGCGSSREHAPQALMRWGIDAVVGESFAEIFAGNCLALGIPTVTASAEEIGRLQSHVEEHPDAEIEIDVENEEIRYADRVVDADVNEAQRKALVEGVWDTTALMAANREAVEEVARSLPYVPDEHVPGERGSGDDAGDEA, encoded by the coding sequence ATGAGCGTCGATCACGAGGAGTTCGCCGACGGCGAGGCTCCCGCAGAGAAGGTGACGGACGTGTCGGGCACCGGCGTTCCGGTCCGTGGCAACGACATCGACACCGACCAGATCATTCCCGCCCGGTTCATGAAGGTCGTCACCTTCGACGGGCTGGGCCAGTTTTCCTTCTTCGACCAGCGGTTCGACGACGAGGACAACGAAAAGGATCACCCGTTCAACGACGACCGCTACCGCGACGCGAACGTGCTCGTGGTAAACGCCAACTTCGGCTGCGGTTCCTCCCGGGAACACGCTCCGCAGGCGCTGATGCGGTGGGGGATCGACGCGGTCGTCGGGGAGTCGTTCGCGGAGATTTTCGCGGGCAACTGCCTCGCGCTCGGGATTCCGACCGTGACCGCGAGCGCCGAGGAGATCGGGCGGCTGCAGTCGCACGTGGAGGAGCACCCCGACGCCGAGATCGAAATCGACGTCGAGAACGAGGAGATCCGGTATGCGGATCGGGTCGTGGACGCCGATGTGAACGAGGCCCAGCGGAAGGCGCTCGTCGAGGGCGTGTGGGACACCACCGCGCTGATGGCGGCGAACCGCGAGGCCGTCGAGGAGGTCGCCCGATCGCTGCCGTACGTTCCCGACGAGCACGTACCGGGCGAGCGCGGTTCGGGGGACGATGCGGGGGACGAGGCGTGA